In Methanofastidiosum sp., the sequence TCTTTTTGAATTAGTTTAGCATAATTAAAATTATAAGATTAGTGATATTAGTATAATTAGAAATAACATAAATACATCCAAGGGATTTCTAATTGAAAAAAAGTCCCGGCGGCCGGATTTGAACCAGCGATCCGTGGATCTACAGTCCACTGCCCTAACCAGACTAGGCCACGCCGGGCTACATGAAGTTAAATGAACTTATTTTAAAGCTTTTCGGTGTTCATGAATAATATGTGCCATAGAATCTTTTGATTTCTTTGGCGGATGGCAATACAATTTCATCCCAGACACCAATGAAATCTTCTAGATTCTTATAGTTCCTTTGAGATGCAAATATCTTGTGGAGGAAATCTTTTCTTTCCTTAATATCAATCTTAACAAATTCTACGTAATCGTGGGGGGAGTAGTAATTGAGGGGATTAAATCTCTCGCCAAAGTTTTTCATTCCGTGAACTTCACTTAGCTCTTTAGGTGATGGAACCAAATAACCATAGGCAGGATCCTTTATCCAGTTTTTAATAAGTCCATGGGTACAAAGTCTAAGCAGCGTCTTTGAATCAGAAACTGTTATTTTTTCTCCACCTATTGATTTTCCACTAAGATCAAATTCCCCAACAAAACCAGTATTAATTATCAAGAAGTTGATTTTTCCATCTTGACCAAGCCCCATATCAGTAAAAACTTTCTTTTTTAGTACGGCCTGCTCAGCCTGCTCTCTTGCCATAAAGTCAGTAGCAGAATAAGACCTTACTCTAGTTCCAGGAACCTTGCCGGATACTGCTGAAGTAATTATACTCTCACAGCCGCTATCAAATGCAACGGCCATTAGAGGATTAGTAACTTTTATGACTGGATTGAAAATGTCATATCTTTTAAAACTCAAAACAAAGTTTCTTAAGTATTTGTCTGTCTTAGCCCAAGACGAGTTCAAATCGCTGAAGAGAAAAATAAATCTGCCATTTGTCGTTCTACTCTTTTCATAACTCTTGCATAGTAATGAACCTATGTCACCAGAAGATACTGGTATTTCAACATCATATCCATTGATGTTTTTCTTAACGTAATCTACGCCTTCACAATCAATGTTCATCGCTAAAACTATATGCTTTCTATCCTTTGATTTCATCAAACCTGGGTACTCTGGGCTTTTTTCAGAAAGTCCTTCAGATTTTGCAAAGCTTGCGGCTTCAAGGCCAACTAACTTTACATCAACAATTTTATCATCCTTTGTAATTACTTTTCCCAAAACTGCATCATCCTGTTCAAGATATGGGCCAACTGTTAGTGTAGTCTTTCCTGTGCCGCTTAACCCAATAATTACAGAGCTCTCTGAAAGTCCTGCATGGAAGGAGATCATATTGTCGGATTCTCCCTTGTTCCATACCATAGTCAGATTGGGTTTTTTGAAAGCCCCGCCAAAATAGTCAATTCCAAGATTTATAACACGCCTGATGTCATTTTCCATCTCGGTAAAATCGTAAAGAGACAGTGGCTCGTTCTCATTATAGTCAGGCCAGACCTTTTTCATCTGGCTAGTGTATTTTTCAGGAAGTTTTTCAGGTATTATGAAATTATAGCAACTTGGTTTAACTTCTTCCTTTGGAGGGAATACCATCATCTTTCCCATCCAGGAGATATATGCACTATGGGGATTTTCTACACTTACAACAGACCTTATCCCAACTTCATAGCCATTTTCTCCCTGAACACCATCCGCTACTAGGACTTGAGGGATTTCTCTCAAATATTCCATTATTATCTTATAGATTTCTTTCCCAACATCAATATCAAAGCCTTTTTGACCAGCCCCAAGCTTGTAGCCTTTTGGAACCATGTAGTAAACTTTATCGGGCCTTCTACCTTTTTGTGTAGATGCAAAAAGATACTGGCCGTCTTTTGTAACAACATAATATGGCTTTAGATAGTTAATGTAAAAATCGTCAGAGGGATTCAAAAAAATTCTCTCTTTTGGAAGGATAAGACTCTCAGAAACATTAAAACTACTCATAAAAACACTCTAGATACACGTTGCTATATTCTCTTCAAATATATTTAAAAATTCTGTTAATTTTTCAATTGGTACATATGCCCCGCATGCAGGTGGGTGACCTCCTCCTTTGCCACCTACAGATTCTGCGCTTTTCTTTATCTCTTTCCCTAAATTTAGACCTTTAAGCACCAACAATCTTGAGCAGCGTGCAGAGATTTTATAAACATTTGGGTCATTTGCCAGCGTTGTAAAGGCAACTATCGGTAAAAAAGGATCTGTATCTCTGTTTCCAAGAACTAAACTTGCCACCGTGCCAACAATTGTATCATTAATTCCACTTCCATCAAAGTACTGAAACTTCTCCTTCATTACTACGCCTCTACTCTCAACTAAGTTCATGCTTCTTGCAATATTCTGTCTGTGCTTTCTAAGTAGTCCAAGTAGTATATCATAATAAACGCCCCTGTTACCCTTACATACATAGAACCCTACTTCTGGTCTACCGTTCTTTCCGCATGCATTGAGGCATGTTGCAAATTCAGAAGCATCCCTTAGCGGGCTTCTCTCCTCCTCATTTAGAAGTGAATAAGATTCACCCATAATCATCTGAGGGATAAATGAAATATATTCCTGTGGAACGGCCATTATTGTTTTTCTTATGATCTCTGTTGCAAGTTTTTTCTTCTCATCAGAGGTCATATCAGACACTGTTCTCCAGTCCCCTTCATAGCAAGGGATCCCCAAGCTATTTAGAAGTGCCATCGCATTAGAATCGCTTCCTGTAACTCCTGGGATTGGCGGGTCAGAAAAGTACTGGAGTGATTTGTAAATTGGTCTTGTTGATCTGCCATATAATAGTAAATCTTCCTGAGCTTTGACTAAACCTGTTTCTATACTATCTAGGAGTATATCTCTATTTAGTCCTTTTAGCCCTCCCCAAGAACCTTGCATATCCCCAACGGCACCAACTATTGCAATTGAAGAGAGGTCTTTATTTTTGCTATCAAGTTCCAAGGATAGAAGATAGGATAAGCCAGAACCACTAACTTCTTCTGAGCCGCTGTATCCAAACTTGTTAGGATTAACTTCCAAGAAAGGAGTTTTTGGATATTCCCCTTGGTGGTGGTCTACGATTATTATCTGTTTGTCTCCATATTCCGACATGAGATAGTCTATCTGCCCACTTCCCATATCAAGAAATATTGTGAGGTCACCTAATTGGGAAGATGGCATTCCATCAAGAGATGTAAAATGGACATCATGATTAATCTTAAGCCTGTCCAAAGCAAGGGACAGGATTGATGCAGAAGAAATACCGTCCGCATCTATATGAGAAATAATCTTTATTTTAGAATCTTTGGATTGAATAATTTTGTTCTTTGCATTTTTTAAAAGCTCGGTGAAATCAGAATCCATATCCATAATTTAAGCGTGTCATATATATAGTTTTTGTTTTGGGTTTCCATTTTCGTCTACCGATAATCTTACTTAAGTGTCCTAAGAAAATTAAATATCCCTTCTGAAAGAGGGTGATTTTTAATAACTTCATCAATCTCTTCAATTTTTGCTTTCTTTAGATTCTCAATAGTTCCAAATCTCTCAAGTAGCTTTGCTTTCCTCTTTGACCCAAGACCAATTATGTCATCTAGCGGTGAGCGAACAGACGCCTTCCTTTTCATGTTCCTTAGATTCTTTATAGCAAACCTGTGCGCTTCATCTCTTATCTTAATTAATAGATTTTTTGATTCAGTATCCATATATGGATTAAGGTCGTCTTCAAGGTATAGATCTTCTTCTTGTTTTGCAAGAGCCACTGTTGGTATCTCAAGACTAAATGATTCCAGTACAGATAGAGCCGTATTCAAATGGCCTTTCCCACCGTCAATCAATATCAGATCTGGCAGTGATTCCTGATGCTTAAAGCGCCTGCTTAATACCTCTCTAAGTGAAGATATGTCATCTTGGCCCGAAACAGTTTTTACTTTGTATATCCTGTAATTTTCCTTTGATGGTTTGCCGTCAATAAAAGTTACTTGAGATCCTACCTTTATTTCTGGACCTATATTTGAAATATCGTAACCTTCAATCCTTCGTGGGAGATCTTCAAGGCCAAGAGACATCATAAGGCCTTCCAATGGTGATTTCTTTTTTGAAGATAAATAGAGCTCAGCATTTTTTGTTGCAAGTAGGACTTCCTCTTTTTCCCTTGGCGATATTGCAGGAGTTATTATTAAATCGGATTTACCATCCGATAAAAAGGCTTGAATCTCTTTTCTATCCGGGATGTCAAAAGGCAGTATAATCTTGTTCGGCAGGAATTCTTCTCTATAATGCTGCTTTAGGAATGATGACAAAGTATCTTCCTTTTCAAACAAAGCCTCATCTATAGGATAGTTTTTAGTTCCAGTTAGGACTCCGCCCCTAACTATTACTACACAGATGCATATCGATTCTTTATCGTAGAATCCTATAATATCCTTATTTATCGGTGTGTCAAGGAAGATCTTCTGTTGTTCCATTGACTTTCGGATAGCGTCTATTTTATCTCTTATACCTAGGGCCTTTTCATACTCTTGATCATTTGAATAGGCGCTCATCTCGCTTGTTAGTTTTGATATTAACTCTTCCCCCCTATTTTCAAAGAACATCAATAATTCAGTTACTCTGTTATTATAATCTCCCTTAGAATTTGGATTAGTGCAGGGGGCGGTACATCTTTTAATGTAAAAATTAAGGCAAGGAATTTTATTCATTTTTTTACAGCTTCTTAATTTGAATATGTTTCTTGCTAGTGCAAGCATTCTCCTTGCAGATCCAACATCAGAATAAGGGCCAAAATAATATGCCCCATCTTCCTCAATCTTTCTAGAAACAATTATCCTCGGGAAATCTTCATTTGTTATTTTGATATATGGGTACTTCTTATCATCTCTGAAATGGATGTTGTACCTCGGCTTGTATTTTTTAATGAAATTATACTCAAGTAAGAGTGCCTCTGTCTCAGTATCCGTAGCAACATATTCTATGTCCTCTACCCTGCTCATGAGGAATGAAACCCTATCTGGTATATTTTTTTGGAAGTATGAAGCTAGTCTCTTCTTTAGAGATTTTGCCTTTCCAACGTAGAGTATATTTCCCTTAGAGTCTTTCATTACATAAACGCCAGGCTCTTCTGGGAAATTTTTTTTAAGGTACAAGTCATTGCTCATGATAGTAATGAATTTATTCTATTGGATTTAAAAGTTTTTAAAATAAAATACAAAGGATTTTAAACGAAATCCAATAAATGAGAAGTCAAGAGGATTATCTTGAGCGTTATTTTAAGAACTTCAATTCCAATTCTGCTTTTAATTGCCCTTGGTTATCTATCTAGAAGATATGGTATTTTGAAGCATGGAGACGAGAGAGTCTTAAGTTCTTACATATACTATTTTGCCCTTCCAGCACTGTTTTTTATAAATATCTATGAGGTAGAATTTTCAAGAGAGGTATTGGAATATGTAATTGCCGGAGTGGCACCCATATTCATTGCACTTGGTTTACTAGTTTTTATTTTCTTATTGAAAATAGTCAAAGATAAAAAAACTTTGTATTTATTGATAGTAGCAACTGTTTTTGGCAGCCTTGCATTCTTCGGTATACCCTTTGTGGTGTTTGCTTTTGGTACAGGGGAATCAGAAAGATTAGCTGCACTCTTTGCGTCTACAATAAGTTTAGTTAGCGTTATTACTGCAACTTCCGTCTTAGAGTTGTACAAACTTGATGGGGAAAATAGTTCTAGGATAAAGACAATAGTGAAGAGATTCTCAAAGAATCCTTTGATTCTTTCAACATTATTAGGCGTATCTATTAATTTGATAGGATATGAAGTCCCTATTTTTATTTCTACAACCTTACATAGGCTTGGGGGCACTACTTCAACAGTTGCGATATTCATGCTTGGATTATTTTTTTATGGCAGAAGTTATGGAAATCTTAAAGCGGCCTTTGGATTGAGTCTTTTGAGAATAGTTTTCTTGCCTTTAATTGCAATTATATTGTTGAAGTTTGTTTTTGTTGTACCCTCTTTTGAGAGCACCATTATAGTGCTGATGCATGGGATGCCTATTGCAGTTTCAACGATAGTACTCAGCGAAAGGTATGACTTTTTCAAAGAAACAATAGCCTCTTTAAATTTAATCTCTGCTCTTCTTTCGGTATTTTACCTTAATTTGTGGTTCTTTATATTGGGAAAATTATTTTAATTTATTTAGAAAGTTCTATTACTGATTCCAATAGAATATTTGCAGCTATCTCGATATCTTTTAAATGTGTGTACTCTTCAGGACAATGGCTTCTACCCTCCTTGCTTGGAACAAATATCATGCCCACATCAGTTAATTCAGCAATGACAGATGAATCATGGACCGCACCACTTACCATCCTCAATGTATCAATACCTTGGTTTCTAGCAGAATTTTCTATTATCTCGACTACCTTTTTTGATAAAAAAACTGGCTTAGTATAAGAGACCTGCTTTATTTTGTGAGAAAGCCTTCTATTCTTGCAAGAAGATTCAATGAATTTGATTATTCGCTCTGATATTTCATTTAGAGTGGCATCATCTTTATCCCTAATATCAAGAGTAAATTTTACCTTTCCAGGAATAATATTTGTTTTTCCAGGAGATACTTCTACAAGCCCTACAGTTGCAACAGAAGTGCCATTCTCTGAAGCTATCTTTTCTGCATTCAAGATTATTTCTGCAACACTGCATAAAGCATCATTCCTCAAGTTCATTGGAGTTGCACCCGCATGATTTGAAACACCTTCAATTACCACTTCCAATTGTTTTATGCCCGCTATTGTTTCAACGATGCCTATTGAAAGTCCTTTACTCTCTAGAACTAAGCTTTGCTCTATATGAGGTTCAATCATAGCTTTAATTTTCTTACCCTCTAGAGTTGAATTGTCCTCTGGAATTAATCCAGAACTATTCATTGCTTCAATATAACTTATTCCATCTTTATCCATTATTTTAGCCAAGTCTTCTTCTTTTACTTTTCCTGCCCATATCCTACTACCCAACAATACCGATGAAAATCTTGAGCCATCCTCTTCTACAAATACTACAAAATCAATAGGGTTTCTATGGGGCATTTTTTTCTCAAAAATGGTCCTGAAGACTTCTAAAGACGTTACAGTCCCAACAACGCCGTCAAATTTTCCACCTTGAAAGACACTGTCTATGTGGGAGCCTATCATAACTGAAGGTGCATCTTTGATACTCCCTTCTAATCTTGCCCTAATATTTCCCCCTCTCATGATCTTTACATCTGCACCTATCTTTCTAAGTTCATTGAAGATGTAATCAATTGCTCCTATGTATTCTTCTGTAAATGTTGCTCTACTTATCCCATGGCCAGGAGTTGAATTAAAATTATTTATTACCTCTATATCATTTTCAATTCTCTTTGCATTTACTTTCATACTGGCTCTCCATAAAGGCTAATCTGTAGTCAGTGTTTCTTTAACGAAAAATGACATGAGGTATACAATGATAACAAATGCAAATACAAATTTGAATGCTAAACTATAGGCCTCTACTGGATAAACTCCATCAAATCCACCAACTAGATCTAGGATGTATCCCAAAAAAGTCTGGAAGAAAGCAGCACCAACAAAAGGAAAAACATTAACTATACTTTGAACTGTTCCAGTTACGCCCAATGGAAACTGTTCTTTTATTATTGCAAAAACAACAACATTTCCGCATCCAAAGAATCCCATCCAGAATGAAAGTAAGTAGAGAAGGCTTACATTAACTCTTGCTGTGAAAAATGAGATTAGTATCCAAGGTAGCATAAAACAAGAAAGCCATATGATTATTACCTTCTTTCTGCTTTTCATAATTTTGTCTGAGAAGTATCCTACAAAAGGGGATCCTATAAGCATTCCAATGCTAACAAACATTAGGATAAAACCAGATGTCGCCTTGGAAAGATTGAAGACATCCCTAAAGTATGGATAAGCCCACAATCCCTGATAAGAAAGAAGAGCCCCGTAAACAACAAATAACCATATCGAAAGTATCCAGACATCCTTATTTTTAAAAATTAATTTAATAAGATCTTTAGATAAATGTTGTCTTGCAGAAACTTTATTTACTACACTTTTTTCTTTATTTTTATTTAGGTAGTGTTCAGGAGAGTCTCTTATGAATATCCAAGATATCAATGCTAGAAACACTGCAATTATCCCTATTACATAAAATGCATATCTCCAGCCAAAATCAGACACAATTAAGGCTAGAGGGTATGAAGCAGAAATAGCCCCTACATTACCAACTGCAAGTAAAACGCCCACCATTGTGGCATACTCTCTCTTGGAATACCAAACTGAAAATAATTTGAGCGCAGGTATCCATACGCCTGATACACCAACACCAATTATTAATCTTGCAAACAGGGCCATGTTAAAGTTCAATGCAACTCCAAATAGAAATGACCCTATAGCAGAAAATATAGTTAGAAAAGCTATTGTCTTTCTTGGCCCTATTGTGTCCGAGAATATTCCCACAGGTATCTGAAATAGCGAATATGAATAGAAATACATCGAGGACAAAAGCCCCAGAGAGAGGGCAGATACACCAAACTCATGTAACAAATCCTTTGATATAACTGCAGATGAGACTCTATGGAAGTAAACAAAAAAGTATACTAAAGCTAATGTCAATAAAAGAATCCATCGGTATTTTTTTTCTGTCAAACCAAAAATAATATCTTTAACCATAACAATCACAACAATAATCTCTAAATCTTTTCAGATTTATGATTAATTTAAAAGAAATGAATATTTAAAATTAATTCTTTTTAGTTCCTATAGGAGTAATAAATAAGGAACATAAAAATTACAAAGACAATTATTACTGTAAATCCAATAAACATTCTAGATGAATATACTTTGTCAATTTCAACTTGAAGGGCATAGTTAACTTGATCTAGAACTATTTCAGCATTATCCGAACTTTCAACAGCTTCCTTGTATCTACTTTCTATAAAGGAATTTTTAGCTATGCTGTACTCTCTTTTACCAAAATCCATTTTTTCCGCTATCTGTGAATTATCAAATCCTAACCCTTTGATAAGTGCTGCTTTTGAGTCAACGTTCCCTACAACTTTTTCCAAATTTCTAAGTTTAATTATTGATTGATTTCTCAAATTTGTAATCTCTTCTTCTCTAATCTTTTTTATTTCCTGGATGCGTTCTTTTAATAGATCATAACGGCCCCCATTGTACAGATTTAAAAGTTGGGCATCATCTATCCCGGATATCTCTTTATATAGTGATAGTTTAAGGATGGAATCCCACATTTCTTCATTAATTAAATAATTTGATGAGAATAATCCATACTTTGTTCCACCATCTATTGAGTTTTGCATTATTAGTTCCAATTCTTCTTTTGTAATAGGCGTGCTAACTCCTTTTACTAGGGGAACATCTAGAACATAGGATATCCCGGCATCATTCAGATTTTCAGCAAAGTTTTTGTTCTTTCCAGCAATATCTTCCGTAAGGGGTGCTGTTACAACAACTCTAGTTGCATAATTGTTAAGCATACTCAAATCTTGTCCATATTTTCTAGACAAATTATTTGGATCTTTTTCATCAGTCTTAGCAGAAATCCATAATTCTACTTCATAACCGACTATTCTATTTTTGAGCGAAGAATAAAATTTTTCCATTTCAAAGTTTTGCCAGTTCGTGATTGTACTGTCATCAATATTTACTATTAAGTTAGTCTTTGGCCACTCATATATCACAATACCTCTTGAATTCATATATTTCAGATATTCTGCTTCCGATTTAGAATCAAAACTGTATTCGTAGAAGTCTCCATTAGTAACTAAAATTGCATCTATGTCATAATTCTTTATAATATGCTCTACTGTATCGATGTAGTACTTGCCATAATCGCCTTGGGAGATTTCAACCATCGAGACCTTTGAAGTACTTCTTGAAAATACATAATCTAGAGCTGCCGATGCTGGATTGGCTTGTATATATTCTGGGCTGTTTAAGCTAAATGAAACTACGACTTTGAATCCTTCATTTTTCAGTTTAGTAGTCATTTTTTCAAGTGGGTCGTCAGTTGATAATTGAACTAAAGAGCTGTATTCATTTTCATGCCCAGGCCATCTGAAATTTATCCAGTAGGGCCTCCCTGCACTAATAATAACCGTATTGATATTGTTATTCTTCCAAATAGGTATGTACGAATCAAGATCTAGATTAAAGTACTCTCTCGAATCAACTCTTACTGCCCAAATGTTAGCGGATTCTATCCTTGATTTAGCTATTCTTGAAAAGCTCTGTGCTGTCCAGGGCTCTCTTTGGAAATAAATAATGCCTGAAGTATACTCTGAACCGGAATATACTAAGTT encodes:
- a CDS encoding phosphoenolpyruvate carboxykinase (ATP), encoding MSSFNVSESLILPKERIFLNPSDDFYINYLKPYYVVTKDGQYLFASTQKGRRPDKVYYMVPKGYKLGAGQKGFDIDVGKEIYKIIMEYLREIPQVLVADGVQGENGYEVGIRSVVSVENPHSAYISWMGKMMVFPPKEEVKPSCYNFIIPEKLPEKYTSQMKKVWPDYNENEPLSLYDFTEMENDIRRVINLGIDYFGGAFKKPNLTMVWNKGESDNMISFHAGLSESSVIIGLSGTGKTTLTVGPYLEQDDAVLGKVITKDDKIVDVKLVGLEAASFAKSEGLSEKSPEYPGLMKSKDRKHIVLAMNIDCEGVDYVKKNINGYDVEIPVSSGDIGSLLCKSYEKSRTTNGRFIFLFSDLNSSWAKTDKYLRNFVLSFKRYDIFNPVIKVTNPLMAVAFDSGCESIITSAVSGKVPGTRVRSYSATDFMAREQAEQAVLKKKVFTDMGLGQDGKINFLIINTGFVGEFDLSGKSIGGEKITVSDSKTLLRLCTHGLIKNWIKDPAYGYLVPSPKELSEVHGMKNFGERFNPLNYYSPHDYVEFVKIDIKERKDFLHKIFASQRNYKNLEDFIGVWDEIVLPSAKEIKRFYGTYYS
- a CDS encoding DHH family phosphoesterase, with translation MDSDFTELLKNAKNKIIQSKDSKIKIISHIDADGISSASILSLALDRLKINHDVHFTSLDGMPSSQLGDLTIFLDMGSGQIDYLMSEYGDKQIIIVDHHQGEYPKTPFLEVNPNKFGYSGSEEVSGSGLSYLLSLELDSKNKDLSSIAIVGAVGDMQGSWGGLKGLNRDILLDSIETGLVKAQEDLLLYGRSTRPIYKSLQYFSDPPIPGVTGSDSNAMALLNSLGIPCYEGDWRTVSDMTSDEKKKLATEIIRKTIMAVPQEYISFIPQMIMGESYSLLNEEERSPLRDASEFATCLNACGKNGRPEVGFYVCKGNRGVYYDILLGLLRKHRQNIARSMNLVESRGVVMKEKFQYFDGSGINDTIVGTVASLVLGNRDTDPFLPIVAFTTLANDPNVYKISARCSRLLVLKGLNLGKEIKKSAESVGGKGGGHPPACGAYVPIEKLTEFLNIFEENIATCI
- the uvrC gene encoding excinuclease ABC subunit UvrC, whose translation is MSNDLYLKKNFPEEPGVYVMKDSKGNILYVGKAKSLKKRLASYFQKNIPDRVSFLMSRVEDIEYVATDTETEALLLEYNFIKKYKPRYNIHFRDDKKYPYIKITNEDFPRIIVSRKIEEDGAYYFGPYSDVGSARRMLALARNIFKLRSCKKMNKIPCLNFYIKRCTAPCTNPNSKGDYNNRVTELLMFFENRGEELISKLTSEMSAYSNDQEYEKALGIRDKIDAIRKSMEQQKIFLDTPINKDIIGFYDKESICICVVIVRGGVLTGTKNYPIDEALFEKEDTLSSFLKQHYREEFLPNKIILPFDIPDRKEIQAFLSDGKSDLIITPAISPREKEEVLLATKNAELYLSSKKKSPLEGLMMSLGLEDLPRRIEGYDISNIGPEIKVGSQVTFIDGKPSKENYRIYKVKTVSGQDDISSLREVLSRRFKHQESLPDLILIDGGKGHLNTALSVLESFSLEIPTVALAKQEEDLYLEDDLNPYMDTESKNLLIKIRDEAHRFAIKNLRNMKRKASVRSPLDDIIGLGSKRKAKLLERFGTIENLKKAKIEEIDEVIKNHPLSEGIFNFLRTLK
- a CDS encoding MFS transporter; the encoded protein is MVKDIIFGLTEKKYRWILLLTLALVYFFVYFHRVSSAVISKDLLHEFGVSALSLGLLSSMYFYSYSLFQIPVGIFSDTIGPRKTIAFLTIFSAIGSFLFGVALNFNMALFARLIIGVGVSGVWIPALKLFSVWYSKREYATMVGVLLAVGNVGAISASYPLALIVSDFGWRYAFYVIGIIAVFLALISWIFIRDSPEHYLNKNKEKSVVNKVSARQHLSKDLIKLIFKNKDVWILSIWLFVVYGALLSYQGLWAYPYFRDVFNLSKATSGFILMFVSIGMLIGSPFVGYFSDKIMKSRKKVIIIWLSCFMLPWILISFFTARVNVSLLYLLSFWMGFFGCGNVVVFAIIKEQFPLGVTGTVQSIVNVFPFVGAAFFQTFLGYILDLVGGFDGVYPVEAYSLAFKFVFAFVIIVYLMSFFVKETLTTD
- a CDS encoding Zn-dependent hydrolase, producing the protein MKVNAKRIENDIEVINNFNSTPGHGISRATFTEEYIGAIDYIFNELRKIGADVKIMRGGNIRARLEGSIKDAPSVMIGSHIDSVFQGGKFDGVVGTVTSLEVFRTIFEKKMPHRNPIDFVVFVEEDGSRFSSVLLGSRIWAGKVKEEDLAKIMDKDGISYIEAMNSSGLIPEDNSTLEGKKIKAMIEPHIEQSLVLESKGLSIGIVETIAGIKQLEVVIEGVSNHAGATPMNLRNDALCSVAEIILNAEKIASENGTSVATVGLVEVSPGKTNIIPGKVKFTLDIRDKDDATLNEISERIIKFIESSCKNRRLSHKIKQVSYTKPVFLSKKVVEIIENSARNQGIDTLRMVSGAVHDSSVIAELTDVGMIFVPSKEGRSHCPEEYTHLKDIEIAANILLESVIELSK